The Sediminispirochaeta smaragdinae DSM 11293 genome has a segment encoding these proteins:
- a CDS encoding N-acyl-D-amino-acid deacylase family protein: MIITQQNATKNDIFLLSGATVINGKGAAPFVGDVKIEGDSITAVDNTLHSNDESMKRIDCRGLYLAPAFIDPHTHTDAAPFLPQGFRPKITQGIATETVGVCGLGIAPMPKERQASWRKTLVIGNPDISWSWETTAQWYDAVEKAGLECNVLPFVGHGTLRYAAAGGKSAPLSPKEEAKMLDMLEEAFDAGAIGTSLGLIYFPALFASRNELLAVAKKSAEYGRLLAVHMRSESDELFQALREITDIAEEAGCRLHISHLKAIGERNQRQIPQVLRFIEQKGLSFDSYPYDFGSTSLLSLLPPFLLEGSSVEGAIGRLGDAETIQRLEALYGGAQAAPSNVPWDNLPLLIGWDNIVVTDLPGVSKKKALRYTGKSIARIAEEEQSSPLAALGLLLAATEGAGRMLDRYSREERVEEILLHPAGMLSSDTLLGGRLHPRVYGTFPRFFRWQVFETSHLSLEEAVRKSSKAAADLFGIKDRAIIAPNKKADIVVFDSNIKDCSSTAFPERESEGIHWLFINGKAKIADGHYRSEKPGRLIRTCMQQDATLSL, from the coding sequence GTGATTATAACACAACAAAACGCAACAAAGAATGATATTTTTCTACTCTCGGGTGCAACCGTCATCAATGGGAAGGGGGCGGCTCCCTTTGTCGGCGACGTAAAGATCGAAGGCGATTCGATCACAGCCGTCGACAACACACTGCATAGTAATGATGAAAGCATGAAACGGATCGACTGCAGGGGGCTCTACCTTGCTCCCGCCTTCATTGATCCGCATACCCATACCGATGCCGCACCCTTTCTTCCCCAGGGATTTCGCCCCAAGATCACCCAGGGTATCGCAACCGAAACCGTCGGGGTTTGTGGTCTCGGTATTGCCCCGATGCCGAAGGAGCGGCAGGCTTCCTGGCGAAAAACCCTCGTCATCGGAAATCCCGATATTTCCTGGAGCTGGGAAACTACCGCTCAATGGTATGACGCAGTGGAAAAAGCGGGCCTTGAATGTAATGTTCTCCCCTTTGTGGGTCACGGGACCCTCCGCTACGCTGCAGCAGGCGGCAAAAGTGCCCCCCTTTCGCCGAAGGAAGAGGCGAAGATGCTTGACATGCTCGAAGAAGCATTCGATGCCGGTGCGATAGGAACAAGCCTCGGCCTGATCTATTTCCCAGCCCTCTTCGCCAGCAGAAACGAGCTGCTTGCCGTGGCGAAAAAGAGTGCCGAATATGGAAGACTCCTTGCCGTTCATATGAGAAGCGAAAGCGATGAGCTCTTTCAGGCCTTGAGAGAAATCACCGACATCGCCGAAGAGGCGGGATGCAGGCTCCATATCAGCCATCTCAAGGCCATAGGAGAACGAAATCAGCGGCAGATTCCGCAGGTTCTCAGGTTCATCGAACAAAAGGGGCTTAGCTTTGACAGCTATCCCTATGATTTCGGCAGCACCAGCCTTCTCTCTCTTCTACCGCCCTTCCTCCTCGAAGGAAGCAGCGTCGAGGGGGCAATCGGCCGATTAGGTGACGCCGAAACAATACAAAGGCTCGAAGCACTTTATGGGGGAGCACAAGCGGCGCCTTCCAACGTCCCATGGGATAACCTTCCGCTTCTGATAGGCTGGGATAACATCGTTGTAACCGATCTGCCCGGAGTGTCAAAGAAAAAAGCCTTACGATATACAGGAAAGAGTATCGCCCGCATAGCCGAAGAAGAGCAAAGCTCACCGCTTGCGGCTCTCGGCCTTCTCCTCGCAGCGACGGAGGGAGCAGGACGGATGCTGGATCGCTACAGCCGGGAAGAACGTGTCGAAGAGATTCTCCTCCATCCTGCGGGCATGCTTTCCAGCGACACCCTTCTGGGAGGGAGGCTTCATCCCAGGGTCTACGGCACATTTCCCCGTTTTTTCCGCTGGCAGGTATTCGAAACCTCCCACCTCTCTTTGGAAGAGGCTGTGAGAAAGAGCTCAAAGGCCGCGGCCGACCTGTTTGGAATCAAAGACAGGGCCATCATTGCCCCGAATAAGAAGGCGGATATCGTGGTCTTCGACTCGAATATCAAGGACTGTTCAAGCACAGCTTTCCCAGAGAGGGAATCCGAAGGAATCCACTGGCTTTTTATCAACGGGAAAGCCAAAATTGCCGATGGGCACTACCGTTCAGAAAAGCCGGGAAGGCTGATCAGAACATGCATGCAACAAGATGCAACATTATCCTTGTAA
- a CDS encoding NCS2 family permease, which yields MEKFFQLKAHNTSAKTEMIAGLTTFLTMAYILIVNPQILSATGMNQGAIFTATAISSAVATLIMAFAANLPFALAPGMGLNAFFAFTVVLGMGYSWQFALTAVFLEGIIFIILTIFNVREAIVNCIPMNVKRAISVGIGLFIAFIGLQGAGIVVADQATLVTVGKLTSPQALVAVIGLVIMGILLAFRVKGALLIGIVAATIIGFPLGVTSAPSGSWAPPSLAPIFFQFDFSRVFSLDMLVILFTFLFVDMFDTVGTLIGVSTKAGLIDKDGNIPKVKGALFADAFGTAFGAILGTSTVTTYVESASGVAEGGRTGLTAVSTAVLFFLALFLSPLFLMIPGAATAPALVLVGLFMMSPIKNIDFDDYTEAIPAFLTMIMMPLTYSIAEGIMFGMLGYIVLKVLTGKAKDVSVVTYIVGILFLIKFLL from the coding sequence ATGGAAAAATTCTTTCAACTGAAGGCACACAATACTTCAGCCAAGACAGAGATGATCGCCGGTCTGACCACCTTTCTGACCATGGCGTACATTCTCATCGTCAACCCCCAGATCCTAAGCGCTACGGGAATGAATCAGGGAGCCATCTTCACCGCAACGGCAATTAGTTCGGCAGTTGCGACTCTGATCATGGCCTTTGCGGCAAACCTTCCCTTTGCCCTTGCTCCCGGGATGGGGCTCAACGCATTCTTCGCTTTTACCGTCGTCCTCGGAATGGGCTACTCCTGGCAGTTTGCCCTGACAGCGGTATTTCTCGAAGGTATTATCTTCATCATCCTGACCATCTTCAATGTTCGTGAAGCAATCGTAAACTGCATTCCCATGAACGTGAAGCGGGCTATCTCCGTCGGTATCGGCCTGTTCATCGCATTCATAGGACTGCAGGGTGCCGGAATCGTTGTTGCCGACCAAGCTACCCTTGTAACGGTCGGCAAACTTACCAGCCCCCAGGCCCTCGTGGCCGTTATCGGCCTGGTGATCATGGGTATCCTCCTCGCCTTCCGTGTAAAAGGGGCTCTCCTCATCGGTATCGTTGCGGCTACCATTATCGGTTTTCCCCTTGGGGTTACCAGCGCACCTTCAGGCAGCTGGGCTCCCCCCTCCCTGGCACCCATCTTCTTTCAATTTGACTTCAGCAGGGTCTTCAGCCTCGACATGTTGGTCATTCTTTTTACCTTCCTTTTTGTCGATATGTTCGATACCGTAGGAACCCTCATCGGCGTATCGACCAAGGCAGGCCTGATTGATAAGGACGGGAATATCCCAAAGGTTAAGGGTGCCCTCTTTGCAGATGCTTTCGGAACAGCCTTCGGTGCTATTCTCGGAACCTCTACGGTTACCACGTACGTGGAAAGCGCTTCCGGTGTTGCAGAGGGCGGAAGAACCGGACTTACCGCTGTTTCAACCGCGGTACTCTTCTTCCTCGCTCTTTTCCTTAGCCCCCTCTTTCTCATGATCCCCGGTGCGGCTACCGCTCCCGCCCTGGTTCTTGTCGGTCTTTTTATGATGAGCCCGATCAAGAATATCGATTTCGATGATTACACCGAAGCAATCCCCGCCTTTTTGACGATGATCATGATGCCCCTTACCTACAGCATCGCCGAAGGTATCATGTTCGGAATGCTCGGCTACATCGTCCTGAAGGTCCTTACCGGTAAGGCAAAGGATGTTTCTGTTGTTACCTATATTGTCGGTATTCTTTTCTTGATCAAGTTTTTGTTGTAG